The Ananas comosus cultivar F153 linkage group 6, ASM154086v1, whole genome shotgun sequence genome segment TCTCAACTCCTACTCCTACTAGCGAGGGAGGAAAATGCAATAACCTCTTAGTTATTGCTGACTCGCACCTCCTTACTATTTCACTTGAAAGCCGATACAGAGCCTTGTTATGTCTCCTCTACATTCCCTCACCTAATTATTACATACAGccctaaaaacttcaaaacgTTTAAGGCACATTTCTCAGACATTGGTCATTTTCTCCCATCAGATGTTGATCATGTAAAAGCCATAGAGGGCCACCTCCCAGCTAACATCTCTGTAAGAACATATGCTCCGAATCCTTTAATACATATAGGCAGAtgattcttcattcttttaCAGCTCATCtaagaaaaataacataattCAGCGATCAAGTAAGTCATCTATATCTTTAGGTCACATGCCACTGGAAGAAAGCTACTACATTACTATTGAAGTCCCATTGCCCTTAGCATTATCTCGGCCTTAACCGAACATTCACATATTATAAGAAACATAACTACAGCGGTCTAAACATGTCACAAATTCAAGCAAGTTCATCAATGGAAATAAATGATACGAAATTAAGTGTTTGCAGCCTGAAGAAAGTTAGAGAAGAATGTATAGAACTCACATATTTCGGGCGGCTATACCCTTCCTCTTGCTCCTGGCTATAGTAACTCGGCTTCTGGTACTTACCACTCTCCTCCACATGCCCTGCATAAGAGGGCTTCTCATAGCTAGGTTTCGCCGAATACCCAAACCCTTCACTAGCCCCATAGCCACTACCACCATAAGTTTCCACCTCACTCTTCTGATACCCATAATCTCCACCACTCTGAGGCCTCTCATAGCTAGGTTTCGCTCCATACCCATACCCTTCACTACTTCCATATCCACTACCACCATAAGTGTGCTCACTCTTCTGGTACCCATACTCCCCACCGCTCTGGGGCTTCTCATAGCTAGGTTTCGCCCCATATCCATAGCTACCACCACCATAAGTTTGCTCCTCACTCTTCTGGTACCCGTACTCCCCACCGCTCTGATACTTGCTCCCGTCATAACCGCCGTAGGGTTTCGGCTTCTCCTGCCCATACCCATACCCATACGACGATTCGTCCTCTCTCTTAGGTTTCCCATACCCAGATCCATGCCCGTACCCCGCCTCCTCGCTCGGCCTACCACCGTAGCCATACTCGGGCTTCGGCTGGGGACGACCGCCACCGCCGTAGCCGTAATCGccgcctcctccttcctcctcctgcTGGGGGCGGAATCCGTAGGCGGGTTGGGGCTTGGGGCGGGGGCGGCCGTAGCGGTCGtcctcgtcgccgccgccgtagGCGGAGGGGACGGAGCCGGAGGAGTAGTGGGGCCTCTCGTAgtcgacggaggaggaggaggacgtcGAGAGAGGGTAGCAGGATTCGTcggagggggggagggggcggCCGTAGGTGAGGGCGAGGTCGTAGCCGCCGCCGTAGGGGGTGGGGTCGTACTCGTCGAAGTCGTCGACGTCGTCGACATCGCGGTCGCGGGCGCCTCCTCCGCTCCAAAAGGACGCCATTGTTGGACCACTCGAGCTCTCTTTCtcggggaagaagaagaaggcggaGATCTCAGATCTACgatagaagaggaagaagaagatgaagaagagaaagggTCGCGAAAATCGCCGACATATATGGCGATCGCACTAAGCACGGATCTGATGCTTCGTGTATCACGTGAGTCGCACGTGTTGTGAATTCCCAGCCCTATGTAAATTCGGCGCCGATATGGCCGTAAACTCGGCACTGGGAGATGTTACAGCACCCCGATGCCTTAAAATCGGCAACTCGCTGTGTTTCGCCACCGACTTTCGATGATTGCCATTGTCAAGGAACTTCGGCAATTGGTCTCAGCAGCGTTTCACCATGGCTTTATCCCGGCAAAGCTAGTTTACTAGAAAATTGTGTTTGGACTTTGGTCAAGTCTTATACTTCAGTACTGTACTGTTTTTTATCAACTTTTCAgcagagaaaaaattataattcatcaaatattaaattgaagtgtaAAATATGATGGAAGTGGATAGACGTGCAATGTAAGTAGCTTAATTTTTGAAGCCTCCATCTCCTCGCTTCTCTGTTAGTTCTCTGCAAGTTTTTCGCCCATCCAATGTAGTCCTCTTTGCGTTGAAGGATGAAATAAGACCCAATTTGGGCTTTTAGTAGGTTCATCTTTGACAACCTCGCACCGTCCAAAATGTTATGACTATGAGGGCAttgcataaaaattattatattttttttctaacatcCGAACAAATTATTGTACAATTTCATTTGTCCTTGCACACAGTGGTGCAGTGTTCGACCATAGATTTGCTAAATCCttttcttaaagaaaaaaaaaaaaaagcttctcaATCCATTTTCTTTGTTGCCATGAATCGATTTAGTTACACAGTCAAAACAGAATTTGTGACCGTGACCCGATAAGGGGCCGACCCCAAGCAGATAAGGCCCAAGCCCAGTCCAAGCCTGGCCCATTTGGTTCCCCAGAAAATCCAACTACACTAGAATATGTCCTGTGACTCTGTGAGATGACACATTAACACAAGCCTTCAATAAAACTACCGTTCCTGTGCCATTTACCAAGCAAATTAATATGGATTCTTTCTTATTCGTCTATGCAATCCTATATTTTTTCCGTGAATACAGCGCCAGGTAATTTATAAGCAATTGCTTTCcttataagcaattgccccttacaATAAAGTTGCTTGCATTATACAGATCAGCACCTCGTCGGTGttagatcgttggcgctaattaTTAATCTCCAAAACTCGAGTTGCtaaaaatacgcaaccaattcacttgaAGTGTATAGATATActaggtctcgattgtgactcgactCAACTagtctcacgccacttcgaatataaTCTGGTCCAATCCAGCATCATGCTATTTCGAACATAACTAAGCCCAATCTAATATTTTCCCACAGAATAGGATGCTGGaccctttaagccaacaatcgAAGCATAAATTAACAGTCCAATCATATAACGATATATTAAACTAGTAGTACGATTTCACTGGTActttaataatttcaaattaaaaagataacaAAGAATAACATAGATAGTGCAAAATATTCAATTGGCCCGAAAGAAATTATTGCACTAGCTAATATGTAACCCAATGAGACGAATgaatgctttatttttttttcacaaattatcCATACCTAATAACCATTTCAGTTAGTACCAAGTAAGGCTAATTAATGAAAACCATtattcggatttttttttttagtgggtACTACATGGCCACAACAGAGTTAGGTAATGTACATACCAATAACAATTTTCACATAATCTAACGAATCAAATGATTCCTATAACAGATTCAAACATTCTTTCATGGATTCAAGGAAACCAATGAGTATGTACACATGTAATGGGGCCCATCAATTAACTAAGATGGTCTCATGAGACTATATAGTATCTAGCATAGTCTAGTGATCATAAGATGAGGGAAAAGCTCTTCTAACTACCAAAATGGCCCACAGTGGTTGCTTAGGATTTGAGACATGTTGTCGACATGAGCCCCGAGTTTTCGGTGTTCTAGCATTTTTCCGGTCCCTCTCGATGGCTTCAGGGCATCAGCTTCAATGATTTTGTCGACGATGAGGACAACGCGAAACATTTCCAATGTGGGCTCCGAGCTAGTCGGTGTCGATTAACCGGTTCGAGCTGGCCCGGATTTTTCGGTTGGGCTCAGATTTCAGCTTGCGTTTGGGCTCGGCCTTGGTGCTTGTTAAGACAAGGAAAGATACAAGAAAAGGAGAAGGGGTTTTAGAAACAAAAGGGGGTAACGAACAACGATTGTTACCGACTCAAGATTCACTAGTTCAACCAGTTCGGTACTAACACTCAAGGACCGGTTCATGGCCCGACTCATTTGACAGAGCTGGTTCAACCGGTTTAAGCAAATATAAGAAAGCCAAATTCACTAGTTCAACCAATTCGGTACTAACACTCCAGGACCGGTTCATGGTTCGACTCATCTGACAGAGTTGGTTCAACCGGTTTAAGCAAATACAAGAAAGCCAAATTCACTGGTTCAACCAGTTCGGTACAAACACTCAAGGATCGGTTCATGGCCCAACTCGTCTGACAGAGCTGGTTCAACCGGTTTAAGAAAATACAAGAAAGccaatatctctctctctctctctctctctctatatatatatatgtatatatatatatatataaccaaagAAGCTGTTTGAAAAATGTAAACCAAACCTTCATATTATAATCTTtggtttttctaatttttattaatgtAGAATCTTTCGTTGAGTAGGGTCGAAGATGAAAAATAACCAAGCAATTATGGTGATGAAATTGTTCAATGTCTTAGCCAATTTTCTGTCAAAGTGGACTCTACATCATCATTCCAAGATTTAAGTCTTCGAAGAATCTACCTACTATATTTTGGTCGGCTGCCTAATCTGCATAATTTTTTGCAGATTTctacaaaacatatatatataatataaaatatatggctaaaatatagaatttttttttataaatattaactttttcactttctctttccgactttcaaaaatctatatttttcctccttaaaatttcaaaaatatctgcAGGGGGTAAGACGTTAATGGAAAGGGTAAAATaaccaaaatatctttatttttttttataaaaaaatttttaatatatttttgtcattttgaagggtattttttttataattataaaaaattaaaggaaaaataATGGAACTGACGGAGGAGGGCTAAATTCaagaatttgaaatattgatgtagtaaaatataaattttcgaaAGTTAGGaaggaaaagtttttttttttttgagagatagatagcacgctacccgctttgtttatttcatttagaaataaacttagctgaaaatgtgaatcaactaggattcgaacttaggtctcgcgtaccaaccaccaagccctttgtcacttaccaaaaatatctatatatatagttgaactagaatactatcaatagcaaacgggctccgttgccacccatttgttttcggtgatggagcctccaaatcgatgatcggcacagttgaacatgatctataccacttgaagtatttagaaatcaaatttcaaattttttcgacatcatttgcctaatgatcaaagggtttcaaaatttgtaattttaatagtcgatatgaggtgttttctcgtttaacggcgtaaaaatatccaaatcaattgaatttttgttagaaaattctttaaactatttaaaacaaggtttatactcttgatcttgattacaagactcctatcatcatttttaaagaatattcattttcagccgttcatttttgtgtccacttgatggataagagaacaatatcgaaaatgtatgaaatttgatttttaaacacttcaagtagtatagattatgttcaattataccgatcgtcgatttagagcctccatcatcaaaaacaaatgggtgacagcgaaactcgtttgctatcgatagtattctagctcaactatctctctcattctatatatatatagagagagagagagagaaagagtagggCTATTCTGCTATTAGGAGTATAGCAGTCCTTGTGGtcctaactttctaactacCCATCATGTtcgatgggtggttagaatgaaagAGGGAGGAAATATTGCAGAGAAATTGGGtgtttcaatttttcttcttcttgaatttctcttcaatatctctTACCTCTcttattctaaccacccatcaaacttgatgggtgatTAAAAAGTTAGGAGCATAACGGCTgctgtgcttctaatagcacagtaatccggttttatatatatatatatgtagagtctggctactatactcttatgagtacgatcgcattaatactcataagttgttttcgataatagagtttccgaatcaaCAATTCAggccgttaaacattatctagagtatttaaaatatatatatatatatatatatagagagagagagagagagagagagagagagagagagagagagtccggctatggtgcttgtaaaagcaccaagcacttggtgcttgtgaattttttaccgttagaattaatcttttaatcattttcaccgttagattatactatccAAGCCAACTGACCACTTAACCTAGGGAGCTACAATCATCCTAACGCAcatccttaatccaagggccaaaaactttACAAGCACCTATGACTTGGTACTGTTAAAAGTATAgagctcaattcatatatatatataatatatagatatatatatataattatatatattatatatatatatatatatatatatactggaatgctatcaatagcacgaagcacttggtgctatcaagttttcgcCCTTGAATgaagaaatgtacggttaggataatgtgacctcctagggttgagtaagttgttggttgaatagtataatctaatggtgaaaatagtcaaaagtaaatctaacggtagaaactTGGTAGGCATCAAGTGCTgattgctatcgatagtatccagtcagactatatatatatatatatatatagatggggctggtatgctttcgtaagcacggaggcctccgtctTCCACTTTGTTTACGATGTTCGACTTTCCGAATCGACGGATCAGCTCGCGTTAGAGTTGATCTTAGAGTATTAAGTACCAAGAAAttaattttgcgattttcgatatAGGTTGCCtcgtgatcgaaggggctcaaaatcaataattttaacggccgtggtgagccgttgcaagtttaacggtgtagaaatatccaaatcacgtgaaactttgatagaaaattctttataccattaaaacaagatcaataactttgatctaaaattttaatgtcatatcatcatattttgtgagattttttattttcaccgttgttttgagccacttcgactcacaggcaaatgatatcaaaaaatcgcaaattattttctagatacttcaaatactctagatcaagtctaacggagccgatcgtcgatttgaaagtccaacatcgaaaacaaagtggaagcacgaaGCGCATCCGTGCTTCCGAACACACCAgaacacttatatatatatattatatatatatatatatatatatatatatatatatatatatattatatatatatatatatatataatatatatatatatataataatatattagggctactgtgctattaggagcacagcagcctttGTGGTTCTAAGTTCTAAACacgcccatcaaatttgatggtggTTAGGTGAatgggagaagagaaattggagagaaattcaagagaagagaaattgagaaacaAATTTCTCTCTAATTAACTCTTCTCCCTTTCACCTAACCCCCATCAATTTGATGGACGattaagaacttaggagcacaaggactgttgtgctcctaatagcacaatagccctactctctctctctctctcctctctctctctcctctctctctctctctctctctctctctctatatatatataatatatatatatatatatatatatatatatatatatatatatatataatgtacaggCTGGTATACATCGTAGCACAGGGCTCGGGCTACAACTTGTTTTCGATAGTGATTGTGGtcaaaatcgacgatcggctccattaattAGACTTgattacactattaaaagttttggaaattaatttataattttttgacatcatttggtaGTGATCAAAAAGgttttaaaattgacaattttaatggtagagtGTGATGTTTtgtaatttaacgg includes the following:
- the LOC109712059 gene encoding uncharacterized protein At5g39570-like; this translates as MASFWSGGGARDRDVDDVDDFDEYDPTPYGGGYDLALTYGRPLPPSDESCYPLSTSSSSSVDYERPHYSSGSVPSAYGGGDEDDRYGRPRPKPQPAYGFRPQQEEEGGGGDYGYGGGGRPQPKPEYGYGGRPSEEAGYGHGSGYGKPKREDESSYGYGYGQEKPKPYGGYDGSKYQSGGEYGYQKSEEQTYGGGSYGYGAKPSYEKPQSGGEYGYQKSEHTYGGSGYGSSEGYGYGAKPSYERPQSGGDYGYQKSEVETYGGSGYGASEGFGYSAKPSYEKPSYAGHVEESGKYQKPSYYSQEQEEGYSRPKYGDDLDEEKKSRHQKHHHRRHHNYDDE